One Spinacia oleracea cultivar Varoflay chromosome 4, BTI_SOV_V1, whole genome shotgun sequence DNA segment encodes these proteins:
- the LOC130471887 gene encoding uncharacterized protein produces MQGVIGTGVNCSQSGFIPGRSISDNILLACELVKCYSRKHVSPRCMIKVDLKKAYDSLEWPFLKTMLSELGFPVKFVNWVMQCLYSVSYSILINGCPTKPIPAKKGLRQGDPISPYLFALGMEYLSRCLAALAEDTNFSYHPRCKKLDLTHMMFADDLLMFSRADEGAVKALFDAFTKFSLASGLEANLHKSEVYLAGVSDHVASNIVNSIGVPQGSFPFRYLGVPLTTRKLSFTDCKPLIDRTVARIKSWTSKFLSYAGRLQLVKSVLFGIQLYWCQIFVMPKKVMKEIQRICRCFLWSGADADSRKASISWEQLCFPKSYGGWNLKDLTVWNKAAVLKHCWALALKQDRLWVRWIHAYYIQHRDFWTMPIPNGLTWSLRKIWHNREVFLQANGVDQFVQAGKFRIQKMYKFLHPVGAQVGWKRLICNSHASPKSTFIMWLAVQNRLATKDRLIRWQLSIDGTCGLCQLESESLEHLFFSCSYSQKIWKQVLLSLGVTRTVLPWHEEVQIAVKKSRSKQKQACKYSIAFIESVYCVWLQRNSKVFRDHVDPVKTVVSNIMFNVECRCQ; encoded by the coding sequence ATGCAAGGTGTTATTGGTACAGGTGTAAATTGTTCTCAATCTGGTTTCATCCCTGGTagatccatttctgataatattttgctGGCTTGTGAGTTGGTGAAGTGTTATTCTAGAAAACATGTCTCTCCTAGGTGTATGATTAAGGTGGATCTGAAAAAAGCCTATGATTCCTTGGAATGGCCTTTCTTGAAAACCATGCTGTCAGAGCTAGGATTCCCTGTGAAGTTTGTGAATTGGGTGATGCAGTGTCTTTATTCTGTTTCTTATTCCATTTTGATAAATGGCTGTCCCACTAAACCAATTCCTGCAAAGAAAGGGttgagacaaggtgatcccatTTCACCTTACTTGTTTGCTTTGGGTATGGAATATCTGTCAAGGTGTCTTGCTGCTCTTGCTGAAGATACTAACTTCTCTTATCACCCTAGATGCAAAAAGCTGGATCTCACccatatgatgtttgctgatgatttgtTGATGTTCTCCAGAGCTGATGAGGGTGCTGTGAAAGCTCTTTTTGATGCTTTTACCAAGTTTTCTTTGGCTTCTGGTTTGGAAGCTAATTTGCACAAAAGTGAAGTCTACTTGGCTGGTGTTTCTGATCATGTTGCTTCCAATATTGTTAACTCAATTGGGGTTCCTCAGGGATCTTTCCCATTCAGATACTTGGGTGTCCCTCTTACAACTAGGAAGCTCTCCTTCACAGACTGCAAGCCACTCATTGatagaactgttgctagaatcaAGAGCTGGACTTCTAAGTTTCTATCATATGCAGGTAGGCTGCAACTGGTGAAATCTGTACTCTTTGGTATCCAACTTTACTGGTGTCAGATTTTTGTTATGCCTAAAAAGGTGATGAAGGAGATTcagagaatttgtagatgtttCTTGTGGTCTGGTGCTGATGCAGATTCTAGGAAAGCTTCTATCTCTTGGGAGCAATTGTGCTTCCCTAAGAGTTATGGAGGGTGGAATCTTAAAGACCTAACTGTGTGGAATAAAGCAGCAGTCCTGAAGCACTGTTGGGCTTTAGCTTTGAAGCAGGATAGGCTTTGGGTGAGGTGGATTCATGCTTATTATATTCAGCATAGAGACTTCTGGACTATGCCAATTCCTAATGGTTTAACTTGGTCATTGAGGAAAATTTGGCATAATAGAGAAGTGTTTCTGCAGGCAAATGGAGTGGATCAGTTTGTGCAGGCTGGTAAATTCAGAATTCAGAAAATGTATAAGTTTCTTCATCCAGTTGGAGCTCAGGTGGGATGGAAGAGATTGATTTGTAATAGCCATGCTAGTCCAAAGAGTACCTTCATTATGTGGCtagcagtgcagaacagattAGCTACAAAAGACAGATTGATAAGATGGCAGCTGAGTATTGATGGTACTTGTGGGCTGTGTCAGTTGGAAAGTGAAAGCTTGGAGCACTTGTTCTTCTCTTGCTCCTATTCTCAGAAGATTTGGAAACAGGTTCTCCTTTCTCTAGGTGTGACTAGAACTGTGTTGCCTTGGCATGAGGAGGTTCAGATTGCAGTGAAGAAAAGCAGAAGTAAACAGAAGCAAGCCTGCAAGTATAGCATAGCTTTCATTGAGTCAGTGTACTGTGTTTGGTTGCAAAGAAACTCTAAGGTTTTTAGGGATCATGTTGATCCAGTCAAAACTGTTGTTAGCAAcattatgtttaatgttgagtgtAGATGTCAGTAG